The Xanthobacter flavus genome includes a window with the following:
- a CDS encoding DUF2249 domain-containing protein: MPLSRPPTSSTEGPEPNPRELDVRPLLKAGQEPFEVIMAAVDALAPGQSLRLVASFRPVPLFSVMARRGYAAADHALGDGDWEVLFSPHAEVRTDEALAVGSSPAAAAWADPIEALDLRELDPPEPMIRILEALEDLQPGDVLFALLAREPVFLFPELTTRAHEWAGNFEAQGGTYRLLVRRGGSPRE; the protein is encoded by the coding sequence ATGCCCCTATCACGACCACCCACCAGCTCGACCGAAGGCCCTGAGCCGAACCCTAGAGAACTGGACGTGCGTCCTCTGCTGAAAGCGGGCCAGGAGCCGTTCGAGGTGATCATGGCGGCTGTGGATGCGCTGGCGCCGGGCCAGAGCCTGCGCCTCGTCGCCTCCTTCCGGCCGGTGCCGCTGTTTTCGGTCATGGCCCGGCGGGGATATGCGGCCGCCGACCACGCACTCGGCGACGGGGACTGGGAGGTGTTGTTCTCGCCGCATGCCGAAGTCCGGACAGACGAGGCGCTGGCCGTGGGCTCCAGCCCCGCCGCTGCCGCGTGGGCCGACCCGATCGAGGCGCTGGACCTGCGGGAACTCGATCCGCCCGAGCCGATGATCCGGATCCTGGAGGCCCTGGAGGACTTGCAGCCCGGCGACGTCCTGTTCGCACTGCTGGCGCGCGAGCCGGTCTTTCTGTTCCCCGAACTGACCACGCGCGCCCATGAATGGGCCGGAAACTTCGAGGCCCAGGGCGGCACCTACCGCCTGCTTGTGCGCCGGGGCGGGAGCCCGCGGGAATGA
- a CDS encoding DUF2249 domain-containing protein: MTLLLPAPIDVREIPARIRHATILSILDQLKPGEAVRIVNGHDPLPLRLQMEAVHGAAFSWTYAEQGPDIWQIEIGRVGAASSGSACGDAGDLPPGPSCTCGGH; encoded by the coding sequence ATGACACTCTTGCTTCCCGCCCCCATCGACGTTCGCGAGATTCCGGCCAGAATTCGGCATGCGACGATCCTGTCGATACTCGACCAGCTGAAGCCGGGGGAGGCGGTGCGTATCGTCAACGGCCACGATCCGTTGCCCCTGCGGCTCCAGATGGAGGCGGTCCATGGCGCAGCTTTCTCCTGGACCTATGCCGAGCAGGGACCAGACATCTGGCAGATCGAGATCGGCCGCGTGGGCGCTGCCAGCTCCGGATCGGCCTGCGGGGACGCAGGCGACCTGCCGCCTGGACCGTCCTGCACCTGCGGCGGCCATTGA
- the moaA gene encoding GTP 3',8-cyclase MoaA, with protein MHPSPAPCAMVDLFGRRITYLRLSVTDRCDLRCVYCMAEDMTFLPRDQVLSIEELDRLASVFIGMGVTKLRITGGEPLVRKGIMDLFGALSRHLSCGALKELTLTTNGTQLSRHADALARCGVKRLNVSLDTLDPARFRAITRRGTLGQVMDGIRAALEAGLKVKLNAVALAGLTEHEVFDLVGFAHGNGMDLTFIETMPLGDVGADRIDQYLPLDRLRALIETRLELTDTAERTGGPARYARVGSTGGRIGFITPMSHSFCESCNRVRVSATGVLHTCLGQEDACDLKTPLRASPEDGPLHAAIAGAIRAKPRGHDFVIDRGGAPALARHMSALGG; from the coding sequence ATGCACCCGTCTCCGGCTCCCTGCGCCATGGTGGACCTGTTCGGCCGCCGCATCACCTATCTGCGTCTGTCGGTGACCGACCGCTGCGACCTGCGTTGCGTCTATTGCATGGCGGAGGACATGACCTTCCTGCCGCGCGACCAGGTGCTCTCCATCGAGGAGCTGGACCGCCTCGCCAGCGTCTTCATCGGCATGGGCGTCACCAAGCTGCGCATCACTGGCGGCGAACCGCTGGTGCGCAAAGGCATCATGGACCTGTTCGGCGCCCTGTCGCGCCATCTCTCCTGCGGCGCGCTGAAGGAGCTGACGCTCACCACCAACGGCACCCAGCTGTCCCGCCACGCCGACGCGCTCGCCCGGTGCGGCGTGAAGCGCCTCAACGTCTCCCTCGACACCCTCGATCCCGCCCGCTTCCGCGCCATCACCCGGCGCGGCACGCTGGGCCAGGTGATGGACGGCATCCGCGCCGCGCTGGAGGCTGGACTGAAGGTGAAGCTGAACGCCGTCGCGCTGGCCGGTCTCACCGAGCACGAGGTGTTCGACCTCGTCGGCTTCGCCCATGGCAACGGCATGGACCTCACCTTCATCGAGACCATGCCGCTGGGCGACGTGGGCGCCGACCGCATCGACCAGTATCTGCCGCTCGACCGGCTGCGGGCGCTGATCGAGACCCGCCTCGAACTCACGGACACGGCGGAGCGCACCGGCGGCCCGGCGCGCTACGCCCGGGTCGGGAGCACGGGCGGGCGCATCGGCTTCATCACGCCCATGAGCCATTCCTTCTGCGAGAGCTGCAACCGGGTGCGGGTGAGCGCCACCGGCGTGCTGCACACCTGCCTGGGGCAGGAGGATGCCTGCGACCTGAAGACACCGCTGCGCGCAAGCCCGGAGGACGGCCCACTGCACGCGGCCATAGCCGGGGCCATCCGCGCCAAGCCGCGGGGGCACGATTTCGTCATCGATCGCGGTGGCGCGCCCGCGCTCGCCCGCCACATGTCGGCGCTGGGCGGTTGA
- a CDS encoding metal-sulfur cluster assembly factor — MTALLEARVRAALTTVMDPEMGLSLMELGLIYALEVSPAGSVHVLMTTTTRGCPLAGILREMVEAALAGVDGVTAVGVELTYEPAWTPDMIRSA; from the coding sequence ATGACGGCGCTCCTCGAGGCGCGGGTGCGCGCGGCGTTGACCACGGTGATGGACCCCGAAATGGGCCTCAGTTTAATGGAACTGGGCCTCATCTACGCACTGGAGGTCTCGCCTGCCGGTTCCGTCCACGTCCTCATGACGACCACCACCCGAGGCTGCCCGCTCGCCGGCATATTGCGGGAAATGGTCGAGGCAGCCCTCGCCGGGGTGGACGGTGTCACCGCGGTCGGGGTCGAACTCACCTACGAGCCCGCCTGGACACCGGACATGATCCGCAGCGCGTGA
- a CDS encoding RrF2 family transcriptional regulator, whose translation MRLTLYSDYAMRVLLHLAAYPDRSCSIADIAQRYAISHNHLMKVLAALAKAGYVTSARGRQGGYRLARDPSLINVGAVVRHTESGTEVVDCRNCVLCGACGLSSALHEAMSAFFAVLDQYSLSDVANRSGALSRLIAPLEPGGSPTSGE comes from the coding sequence ATGCGACTGACCCTTTATTCCGACTATGCGATGCGCGTGCTGCTGCACCTCGCGGCGTACCCCGACAGATCATGCTCGATCGCGGACATTGCGCAGCGCTACGCTATTTCCCACAACCATCTCATGAAGGTCCTCGCCGCCCTCGCCAAGGCGGGGTACGTGACGAGCGCTCGGGGGCGGCAGGGCGGCTACCGCCTCGCGCGAGATCCGTCGCTCATCAATGTGGGCGCGGTCGTTCGCCACACGGAAAGCGGAACCGAAGTCGTCGATTGCCGGAACTGCGTGCTGTGTGGCGCGTGCGGCCTGTCGTCGGCGCTGCACGAGGCCATGTCGGCATTCTTTGCCGTGCTGGATCAATACAGCCTTTCCGACGTCGCGAACCGGAGCGGCGCCCTGAGCCGGCTGATCGCGCCGCTCGAACCGGGCGGCTCTCCGACTTCAGGCGAATAG
- a CDS encoding PAS domain S-box protein, producing MAEQSASSASVGEASTIRAFLVERRIRESDLITSFVLRPLDGGPPLPHEAGQHLSLFVDIPAVGRQKRNYTISSAPNGRSYRISVKREPGGTVSRWLHDHAEPGTRVEVGAPGGSFVVGAETKRPTVLLSAGVGQTPMVAMIEAVAATGCKVPVHFIHCARNGGAHAFGAHVRETAAAGSAIAATFFYTQPGPDDAAQGRFDIEGRVSIDWVAAHTPVHDADYFICGPLPFLKTFVGGLARLGVSPDRLHYEFFGPVDDLFEEDSGEQGAPPSPPKAPLGRMSQIAAGFTRAQIGDTLIDSAADAVVVSDAQGAIVLWNPGAERIFGFSEQEALGQSLDIIIPEPFRARHWDGYRETVASGQSRYGAGDLLAVPGLRRDGRRISIEFTIALIKDQSAKVIGMAATIRDVSARFEETKALKKKVAELEARGA from the coding sequence ATGGCCGAACAATCTGCTTCTTCCGCAAGCGTCGGCGAGGCGTCGACAATACGGGCCTTCTTGGTCGAGCGCCGTATCCGAGAGAGCGATCTCATCACGTCGTTCGTTCTCCGGCCGCTCGACGGCGGCCCGCCCCTGCCGCACGAGGCCGGACAGCACCTCTCGCTGTTCGTGGATATCCCTGCGGTGGGACGGCAGAAGCGCAACTACACCATTTCGTCCGCCCCGAACGGCCGCTCCTACCGCATCTCGGTGAAGCGGGAGCCGGGAGGCACGGTCTCCCGATGGCTGCACGACCATGCCGAGCCGGGAACGCGAGTCGAGGTCGGCGCGCCGGGCGGAAGCTTTGTTGTCGGCGCCGAAACCAAGCGTCCGACGGTCCTGCTCAGCGCCGGTGTGGGACAGACCCCGATGGTGGCGATGATCGAAGCGGTGGCCGCCACTGGATGCAAGGTCCCGGTGCACTTCATCCATTGCGCCCGCAACGGCGGGGCGCACGCATTCGGCGCCCATGTTCGCGAGACCGCCGCGGCAGGCAGCGCAATCGCGGCGACCTTCTTCTATACCCAACCGGGGCCTGACGATGCGGCACAGGGTCGTTTCGACATCGAGGGCCGGGTCTCGATCGACTGGGTCGCGGCGCACACCCCGGTGCACGATGCCGACTATTTCATCTGCGGGCCGCTCCCCTTCCTGAAGACCTTCGTCGGCGGCCTTGCGCGTCTCGGCGTGTCGCCGGACCGGCTGCATTATGAGTTCTTCGGTCCGGTGGACGATCTCTTCGAGGAGGACAGTGGCGAACAAGGCGCCCCGCCAAGCCCCCCTAAGGCGCCGCTCGGTCGAATGTCGCAGATCGCCGCCGGCTTCACCCGCGCCCAAATCGGTGACACGCTCATCGACAGCGCTGCGGATGCCGTGGTCGTATCCGACGCCCAGGGCGCAATCGTGCTCTGGAACCCCGGAGCGGAACGCATTTTTGGCTTCTCCGAGCAGGAGGCCCTCGGCCAGTCGCTCGACATCATCATTCCCGAGCCGTTCCGTGCGCGCCATTGGGACGGATATCGGGAAACCGTGGCCTCCGGGCAGAGCCGCTACGGAGCCGGCGATCTTCTTGCGGTGCCCGGGCTGAGGCGCGACGGCCGGCGCATCTCCATCGAGTTCACCATCGCCCTAATCAAGGACCAGAGCGCGAAGGTGATCGGCATGGCCGCCACCATCCGCGATGTGAGCGCCCGGTTCGAAGAGACGAAGGCGCTCAAGAAGAAGGTCGCGGAACTGGAAGCAAGGGGGGCGTGA